In Monodelphis domestica isolate mMonDom1 chromosome 4, mMonDom1.pri, whole genome shotgun sequence, one DNA window encodes the following:
- the LOC100024622 gene encoding olfactory receptor 688, with protein MIPVPSTPNSSHLQISEFILMGFPGIHRWQHWLSFPLALLYLLALSANFLILLTIWQDLTLHKPMYKFLGILSVVDIGLATTIMPKILAIFWFDAKTISLPECFTQIYAIHWFVGMESGIFLCMAFDRYMAICHPLRYPSLVTDTFIFKAAMSMVLRNSLLVMPVPVLAALRHYCSRNEIEHCLCSNLGVISLACDDITVNRFYQLALAWVMFGSDMALVFSSYVLILCSVQKLNSPEAISKALSTCSSHLILILFFYTAIIVVSVTHLAGRKFPLIPVFLNVLHNVIPPALNPMVYALRTQELRLGFQKVFGLGREMSRK; from the coding sequence ATGATTCCTGTCCCCAGTACCCCAAACAGCTCCCACCTCCAGATTTCTGAGTTCATCCTGATGGGTTTCCCAGGAATCCACAGATGGCAGCATTGGCTTTCTTTTCCCCTGGCATTGCTCTACCTCTTAGCCCTCAGTGCCAATTTCCTCATCCTGCTGACTATATGGCAGGACCTCACACTGCACAAGCCCATGTACAAGTTCCTGGGCATTCTTTCTGTAGTGGATATAGGCCTGGCCACCACCATTATGCCCAAGATCCTGGCTATCTTCTGGTTCGATGCCAAAACCATCAGCCTCCCTGAATGCTTTACTCAGATATATGCTATTCACTGGTTTGTGGGCATGGAATCAGGCATTTTCCTCTGCATGGCTTTTGACAGATATATGGCCATTTGCCATCCTCTTCGTTACCCTTCCCTTGTCACAGATACTTTTATCTTCAAAGCTGCAATGTCAATGGTGCTCAGAAATAGCCTGTTAGTCATGCCAGTGCCTGTGCTGGCTGCCCTGCGCCATTATTGCTCGCGAAATGAGATTGAACATTGCTTGTGCTCTAACTTGGGGGTCATCAGCCTGGCCTGTGATGATATTACAGTAAATAGATTCTATCAGCTGGCCCTGGCTTGGGTCATGTTTGGAAGTGATATGGCCCTGGTCTTTTCCTCTTATGTCCTGATCCTATGCTCTGTGCAGAAGCTGAATTCCCCTGAAGCCATTTCAAAGGCATTAAGTACATGTAGCTCCCacctcatcctcatcctcttcTTCTACACAGCTATCATTGTGGTATCTGTCACACACTTGGCAGGGAGGAAGTTCCCCTTAATCCCTGTGTTCCTCAATGTACTGCACAATGTCATCCCCCCAGCGCTCAACCCCATGGTGTATGCTCTCAGAACCCAGGAGCTCAGGCTAGGCTTCCAGAAGGTATTTGGGCTAGGTAGAGAAATGTCTAGGAAGTAG
- the LOC100024641 gene encoding olfactory receptor 52B2-like: protein MIKSNFTVFHPTVFVLLGIPGLESYHIWLSIPFCLMYMTAVLGNGVLILVVLVERSLHEPMYIFLSMLAGTDILLSTTTVPKALAIFWFRAGEIAFDACITQMFFIHVAFVAESGILLAMAFDRYVAICTPLRYTTILTPAVIGKISLAIWGRSIGTIFPIIFLLKRLPYCRTNIIPHSYCEHIGVARLACADITINIWYGFSVPMASVLVDVALIGISYTLILRAVFRLPSQDARHKALNTCGSHIGVILLFFIPSFFTFLTHRFGKNIPHHVHILLANLYVLIPPMLNPIIYGAKTKQIRDSMSRMFSIMTKG, encoded by the exons ATGATTAAAAGCAATTTCACTGTCTTCCATCCTACGGTATTTGTCCTACTTGGTATCCCAGGGCTTGAGAGCTACCACATCTGGCTTTCTATTCCCTTCTGCCTTATGTACATGACTGCGGTGTTGGGTAATGGTGTTCTCATACTTGTTGTGCTTGTTGAGCGCAGCCTCCATGAGCCCATGTACATCTTTCTTTCCATGTTGGCTGGCACTGATATACTACTGTCTACGACTACTGTGCCCAAGGCCCTGGCCATCTTCTGGTTCCGTGCTGGGGAGATTGCTTTTGATGCCTGCATTACCCAGATGTTTTTTATACATGTTGCTTTTGTGGCTGAATCTGGGATCCTGCTGGCCATGGCATTTGACCGATATGTGGCCATTTGTACTCCCTTA cgaTATACAACAATCTTAACACCTGCAGTGATTGGGAAAATTTCCCTGGCTATTTGGGGGAGGAGCATTGGGACaatatttcccatcattttcctGCTTAAGAGGCTGCCATATTGCAGGACCAACATCATCCCTCACTCATACTGTGAGCACATTGGTGTGGCCAGACTGGCTTGTGCTGACATTACTATCAATATCTGGTATGGTTTCTCAGTCCCAATGGCATCAGTATTAGTTGATGTTGCACTTATTGGCATATCTTACACCCTGATCCTTCGTGCTGTCTTCAGATTGCCCTCCCAAGATGCCAGGCACAAAGCACTCAACACGTGTGGCTCCCATATTGGGGTCATTCTACTTTTCTTCATTCCATCATTTTTTACCTTCTTGACTCACCGCTTTGGCAAGAACATCCCCCACCATGTCCATATTCTCCTCGCCAATCTCTATGTTCTTATCCCTCCCATGCTCAATCCTATCATCTATGGGGCAAAGACCAAGCAGATTAGGGACAGTATGTCTCGCATGTTCTCTATCATGACCAAAGGGTAA